The window TAATCCCTGAATTTGCTTTGGAAGTACCACAGGCCAGATCAGCTTCTTTTTCCAGAAGAATTATATCCAGTTCATATCTGCTAAGTTCTCTGGCAATGGCTGTCCCAATAACTCCTCCTCCAATTACTACTATATCTGCTTTTCTTTTAGTCATTTTCACCAACTCCTTTATATCCAAATAGAAAAGAGCCACTTTATTGAATTAGGCACACTTCAGGCAGGTACCTATCAATAAAATGGCTCTCTTTATCTCAACCATTGTATTTATTTTATTTTCTATCTATAATTATACCATAAAAGAAGAAAATTTAAAAATCTCCATAGCTCTTTCTAAAATCCCGTGATAATAGGCTATTGTCATTCCATAATTGGTGATTGGTACTCCCTGTTCTTTACAAAAATTTATCCTGGTCTGCATTGCCTTTTGATTTAACATACAGGCTCCACAGTGAATCACCAGATCATATTCTTTTAAATTCTCTGGAAAATCCATACCCCCTACTACCTCAATTTCCGGCCTTTGTCCTAAATCATTTTCAATAAGACCGGGAATCTTCACTCTCCCTATATCTTCACAGGATACATCATGAGTACAGGTTTCAGAGATAAGAATTTTATGGTCAGGAGTTAAGTTTTTTAAAACTTCTATTCCTTTTATAAATTCTTCAAGATCCCCTTTATAGCGGGCAAAAAGCAGAGAAAAAGATGTTAAAGTTATTTCAGCAGGCACCATTTCCCCAACTCTTTTAAAAGCCTGTGAATCAGTAACTACTAAATCAGGTTCAAAATCTTTTATAGCAGATTCAAGTTCTGTATCTCTTACCACCAGACTTTTTAGACCATGATCAAGACAATCACGAATAGACTGAACCTGAGGTAAAATAAGTCTTCCCTTAGGTGCTTCTGAATCGATAGGAACTACCATAATTACTTTTCCATTATAAGGTACAAGGTCACCTAAAATTGGAGTTTCCTTTGCCTTATCTTCAATCCTTTTCTTTAATTTATCTTTTAAACCAAGTATATTCTCATTTTCTACAGCTGAAACAAAGACAAAATCAGGAAATTCATCTTTTAAGTTCTGTAATTTTTTATCAGAAATTTCATCAATTTTATTAACAACAACCAGATAGGAAATATTAAATCTCTTAAAATCCCTTTTAGCATCTTTTAAAGCATTTAAATCAAAATCATCTGCAGCCATGACATAAAGAGCAAAATCAGTTCTTTCCATCATTTTTTTACTTCTTTTTGCTCTCTTTGCTCCCAGTTCACCTTTATCATCAAGACCGGCTGTATCTATAAAAAGGACAGGGCCAACTGGAATAAGCTCCATTGCCTTTTTTACAGGATCAGCAGTTGTCCCCTTCACCGTAGAAACTATAGAAGTTTCCTGAGCAGTGATTGCATTTAAAAGTGAAGACTTACCTGCATTTCTTTTGCCATAAATTGCAATATTAGTCCTTTCAGATTGAGGTGTTTTATTTAAACTCATTTTTATCACCCTTTAGATAAATTATTAGATTAACTAAATTTATAAATGCTTCTCTTTCATTTTCTGAGAGTTCTATATTTTCCAGATAAAGCAGATACCTATCCTTTAATTCAAACTCTCTGGCCTTTAAAAAACTTTCCTGACCGGCTCCAGTGATATAGGAAACTCTTTTACCTAATTTTTCAGCAAACCAGATCTTACTCTCAGGAAAGAACTCATTATAAACCAGGGCTATTTTTTCCAGACTATTTTTAAGTCCCTCAGCTTTTAAAACTTTTACTAAAGCACTATCCAGAAATTTTTCAAACTTTTCTTTAGACATAGATATCTCTTTTTCCCCTTTCAACTTCTTTAAGTTTTTCTTCAACTAACTTTCTTCTCTTCGAATCTTTCTTTTCTATTTCATCTAAAATATAATCTATGACTTCTTCTCCAGCTTCTTTGGTCTCTGCTGATGCATAATCAAGGAGATATTCTTTAAAAGTTAAAGCAGCATTGGGCATAC is drawn from Halanaerobiales bacterium and contains these coding sequences:
- the hydF gene encoding [FeFe] hydrogenase H-cluster maturation GTPase HydF; this translates as MSLNKTPQSERTNIAIYGKRNAGKSSLLNAITAQETSIVSTVKGTTADPVKKAMELIPVGPVLFIDTAGLDDKGELGAKRAKRSKKMMERTDFALYVMAADDFDLNALKDAKRDFKRFNISYLVVVNKIDEISDKKLQNLKDEFPDFVFVSAVENENILGLKDKLKKRIEDKAKETPILGDLVPYNGKVIMVVPIDSEAPKGRLILPQVQSIRDCLDHGLKSLVVRDTELESAIKDFEPDLVVTDSQAFKRVGEMVPAEITLTSFSLLFARYKGDLEEFIKGIEVLKNLTPDHKILISETCTHDVSCEDIGRVKIPGLIENDLGQRPEIEVVGGMDFPENLKEYDLVIHCGACMLNQKAMQTRINFCKEQGVPITNYGMTIAYYHGILERAMEIFKFSSFMV